Proteins from a single region of Patescibacteria group bacterium:
- a CDS encoding C39 family peptidase produces MKNKNKILIPVGIIIFAICLISAAENFFIFPKKELNDNTPSIFKTLPSSLPVGEPTKQENNEFVNLPTNNVVTSPSANVMPSKSKDVITSYIIEVPFTSQAPFKVWDAVHNDACEEASLVMARHWSDGHLLNAAIADKEILDSINWEDQNWGQQYELNAEKIVELGQRFFNLNNLTISPNPTVDDIKNKLKEGNLILVPIAGRELNNPYYRSPGPIYHVLVIKGYDSAGFITNDPGTRNGESYHYSYQTLLNAIHDWPYPSPDFGINVDKNEQARAILSGSKVIIVVGR; encoded by the coding sequence ATGAAAAATAAAAATAAAATATTGATTCCCGTGGGAATCATTATCTTTGCCATTTGTTTAATTTCTGCTGCAGAAAATTTTTTTATTTTTCCAAAAAAAGAGCTAAACGATAACACGCCGAGTATTTTTAAGACTCTTCCGTCTAGCTTGCCGGTAGGCGAGCCAACCAAACAAGAAAATAACGAGTTCGTAAACTTACCAACTAATAACGTTGTCACTTCGCCCTCGGCCAATGTAATGCCCAGTAAATCCAAAGACGTGATTACTAGTTATATAATAGAAGTGCCTTTTACTTCGCAAGCTCCCTTTAAGGTCTGGGATGCTGTTCATAATGACGCTTGCGAAGAAGCGTCTCTAGTAATGGCTAGGCATTGGAGCGATGGGCATTTATTAAACGCTGCAATTGCCGATAAAGAAATTCTAGATTCGATAAATTGGGAAGATCAAAATTGGGGTCAGCAGTATGAGTTAAACGCAGAAAAAATTGTCGAGCTTGGCCAGAGATTTTTTAATTTAAACAATTTGACTATTTCCCCAAATCCCACCGTTGATGACATAAAAAATAAATTAAAAGAGGGTAATTTAATTTTGGTGCCGATAGCCGGAAGAGAATTAAACAATCCTTATTATCGTAGCCCAGGGCCTATTTATCATGTTTTGGTTATTAAAGGATATGATAGCGCAGGATTTATTACCAATGATCCGGGCACGCGTAATGGCGAAAGCTATCATTACAGTTATCAAACATTATTGAATGCCATTCATGATTGGCCGTATCCTAGTCCTGATTTCGGCATAAATGTGGATAAAAATGAGCAAGCAAGGGCAATATTATCTGGTTCGAAAGTAATAATCGTGGTTGGCAGGTAA
- a CDS encoding MBL fold metallo-hydrolase: protein MYIYWYGQSSFKIQDKEVTVLLDPYSSRQAGLRGPNFKADITILDSEELSKQAQKDIKEGFLIDSPGEYEVKGVFVLGVKTGSNKIIYQIEVDGVKIGYLGEINKTLNDTELDKVDNIDVLIIPVGDKKNTLGSKEAAEIIREIEPKIVIPSCYQISGLKNELESLDKFLKEIGVKKYDIDDKVRIVKKELPENGMQVMVLKNS from the coding sequence ATGTATATATATTGGTACGGACAGTCGTCTTTCAAAATCCAAGATAAAGAAGTAACGGTTTTGCTGGATCCGTATAGCTCTCGGCAGGCTGGCCTTCGTGGTCCTAATTTTAAGGCCGACATTACCATTTTGGACAGCGAAGAATTATCAAAACAAGCGCAAAAAGATATTAAAGAAGGTTTTTTAATTGATTCGCCCGGCGAATATGAAGTTAAGGGCGTTTTTGTTTTAGGAGTAAAAACAGGCAGCAATAAAATAATTTATCAAATAGAAGTTGATGGAGTCAAAATCGGTTATTTGGGGGAAATAAACAAAACCTTAAACGACACTGAACTCGACAAAGTCGACAATATCGATGTCTTAATTATTCCGGTTGGCGATAAAAAAAATACACTGGGTTCAAAAGAAGCGGCAGAAATTATCCGTGAAATAGAGCCGAAAATAGTTATTCCTTCCTGTTATCAAATCTCCGGACTAAAAAATGAACTCGAATCGCTCGACAAATTTTTGAAAGAAATTGGCGTGAAGAAATATGATATTGACGACAAGGTCCGTATTGTCAAAAAAGAATTGCCAGAAAACGGTATGCAGGTTATGGTTTTAAAAAATTCGTAA